From the Salminus brasiliensis chromosome 15, fSalBra1.hap2, whole genome shotgun sequence genome, the window TTCTCTGGGTCTACAAAAAGGGCTTGTTCAACAGCACtggactgaccaacacacagtacaatgagAAAGTCTAAGGAGCTCAGAGGAGATCTGATAAGACCTTAATGTAGCTTTACGAGcaatttctaaacaactgcagattccaagatcatcatTTCAACCAGCTGTACACAAGTGTGGGAGATGTAGCCAGCGTCTGGAAGACCCCCAGCTTAGAGGAAATTGGAACCACTAAGGCACCAAGGCCCACCAAGGCACAGCATTCGGTCAAGCGAGATTTACACTGCCATTGTCTGAGGAGAATGCTTTCAAAGAAAGAAGCTCCTACATCTTTTAAGCTcgactaaagtttgcagctgcACCACATGGGCAAAGACAAAGCCTTCTGGGAGAAGgtttttatggtcagatgagacaaagattgagttgtttggccacaatgaccagAAGTATGTTTGTAGTAAAGGTAAAGCGTTCCAAGAACCCTGAGAACACTGTactaactgttaagcatggtggtggtagtgtccTGTTCTGGGACTGTTTTGCTGCAAGTGGAACTGCTATACTGCACATAGGCTAATCTACCAGGGTGGGCTAATCCACCCCAGTTGGCAGCAACGAATTAAAAGAAAACTCATGGCCAGTTTGACATTTATGGGCGTGAATCTCTAATGTCTGACTGCAGTGAACGCAGCACAAGAAAATGGCAAAGCAGCGAGAGACTGATTTGTTTGGAAAACTGAGTTCCGCAAAGCGAGGGATTCAGAAGTCGCGAAGAAAGGAGACACGAGAGGAAAGAAGTTTAAAATGATGAACTATCCATCAATTAATCAAATTCTAATGAAAGCACAGTGCTAGTAAAGTTGCGATGATGATGTCGAGATGATGAATATCAGGTTGAAAAACGTTAGTTTGCTAACTATACATGTAATGTTAGCTAGGTCTGACAGTAATTCTGAGTAAAGTAGTAGGCTATAAAAGCTAATATCGATTCAACGTCTGTCAAGGAAAGCATTGTAGCTAAAGTTACTTTGAATCTTTCAAAAATGAAGAGGAAAGGTAGCGTAACGAAAGATGAGCAAAATAGAAAATGAACAACATCTCAGTACAGCTCAGTCTATTGACCTTCAGGTCCTTCAGACCCtggaacactgtaccaactgttaagcatggtggtggtagtgtcatgttctgggactgttttgctgccagtggaactgctaCACTGCACATTGGCTAATCTACCAGGGTGGCATAGGGTGGGAAATACCACCCTCAAAGAAAGCCTGGCCACCCCTGCTGCCACTCTTGCTGCCACCCCAGTTGGCAGCAACGAATTAAAAGAAAAGTCATGGCCAGTTTGACATTTATGGGCGCAAATCTCTAATGTCTGACTGCAGTGAACGCAGCACGTGTAAATTAGTAGGCTATAAAAGCTAATATTGATTCAACGTCTGTATGAGTTTTGATGAATGAGCCTGTATGAACTTCTCATCAACCTGTGattaaatatagtatatatacgtCTGCCAAATGTTGCCAACTCTCAAAAATTCCTGCTCCCCGCTCGCCACCCCATAAATATTTCTGTAGATCCGCCCCTGACACTGCACAAAGTGGATTGAGTCAACTAAGCATGCTGACGGCTCCCGAAAGCATCTGGTGAGGGTGTAATTTGCTATGGgatatttaaccaaatattGGATGTGCCGTGTGTATCATCCTGACCCTGGGTtggtttctgaaaaaaaaacccttgaaaaccaaattcttgttttgttttttattaaagatgGATGTTGTGattcattctgccccagaaaaagaacagagaTAAGAGTTAAGAGATTTGATCTATATCATTAAAACAAGACCATTATTTTcaaatatgtaattattttctgATCAAATCTGATTAaattgacttctttttttttagaatttgaCCGATTTCATTAAATTATGACTTATTTACTCAGATTTTGACCAAGTGCATTAAATTATGACTTTTACTTTCACACTGCCCAATTTCATTAAATTATGCTTAATTATTTCAGATTTTGACCAATTTTGTAAAATTATACATTTTCTTAGATGTGAACCAATTTCATTTAGTGTTAACTTTTCTCAGATTTTGATAAATTTCACTGTCCAATTCCATGAAATGATGACTTCTTTTTTTAGAATTTGACAGATTTATTCATTTACCGTATTTACTCAGATTTTGACCAATTACATGAAATTATGACTTTTTAATGACACACTGCCCAATTTCATTAAGTATGACTaatcttttcatattttgaccaGTTTCATTTAATTATGACTTGTTTTCTAAGATTTTGACTAATTGCATTAAATTATGCCTTAttgtattaaaattaaataaattccaTAATTTTAATTTGCGAGTTGTAGATGCTGCCCACCTTTGACTCTACATTAGGGCTTTTGCAGTGCTGTTGTTTTTCACCTTCACGCACTGCATGTGTCCCTCTGCTTTCGACCCAGCTCTTCCAGTGCCCCCCGCTCTCTGACCTATATCAGTTCTGCATCAATTCTTTTAATGGAAAGTGTAATGAAGCATTCAGGCTGTTAAAAGGGCATCAATATGACCACGCTTGTCcagcgcgagtgtgtgtgtgtgtgtgtttgtgaatcaGTGCTAGTGTGACAGAACAGTAATAAAGGAAGCTACAGAGATGATCCTTTATACAgtctaatataaaatatttcaacTCTCCCacccaccttcagagagaggagGGACCTCTCTGTCCTGCCCAGCTCCACAGCGACAGCTGACATTGACAGACAGGCCATTACGTCCACAGAGAAGGAGATCTATTCTGTACATCGACGCAGCACAGGCCAGGACCCTTCCTATAGCCACATGTGCATGTACATACACAGCTCCGCACCAGAGCCATGGCCGCACGTGGCCGTTGTGATACCTGAGGAAACAGGTAACTTTAGCTGCCACAGTATGTGTAGCTCTCTTCACAACGACACACACGGGCTGGATCTTTTAGGTCGGGTGTTTATTGCTTGGGTGTGTGTTATTGCTCGGATGTCTCCATGCCTCAGTCACACTGCGAGAACTAGAAGATTTTTCAACACAGTACAAAATACATACCATTAAATTATACAGTAAATTATACAGCAAACGAAACCCAAAAAACGTTTAGCGCTATAGCAGGAAACAAAGCCATAAATCAAAATACCTtggccaatatatatatacatatatatacatatatacattcatatacatatatatatatatatattcatatatattcatattcctTAAGTCTCCTTAAGTTGACTGCCTGTTTTGACTGCTGACATCAATAATTATGACTTTATCGCTGTATAGATCAGCAAGCCTGCAGCTCATGGGACCTAAACATGATTTTGTGCTTCATATTTTAATTGTAACAAATGAATTTACAATACATCGCACTAGATTTGCATTTTAATCTTAAACTGagcaaattatttatttattatttacttactaACTTATTTACTATATGAAATTATGGAATTAGTCATGAATCAGTTATCTTTcttatatttgtattatgtGTCATGAACATTTGGACCAATTCTGTTGAAATTTGCGATTGTCCCCTTAAATACATCGCGTTACGCTTAATGTATCTAAATGTTGGGTTTATTATGTtgataaatgtattattttcaaaaaaaaaTTCATGACACCACAGACTGTGACCTATTTTGTCAAAATGATgactatttatgtatttgtttattaattttttttatctaaaatcACCCTTCTGAGCAGATGCTTTTATCTTAAGATTTGTATCAGTTTTGTTAAAATTTACTTATTTTCTTAAGATTTGAACCTTATTTTAGCTTCATTCCCATAATATGTCATATCTAGTAAAAGAACATCCCTTAAATTATGCCTTTTTTACCAGTTCTGGTAAAATAGTGAAGTATTTTTGCTCTTCCAGTGTCCCCCGAAAATTTGTaatagttttgttaaaaatataCTTATTTTCTTTAGATTTGAACCTTATTTTAGTTTCATTCCCATAGTATGTATCTAGTAAAAATCCTAGATTATGCTTTATTTTTAGTGATTTACGTTCTCAAGATATTTACCTTTTTTAACTGTGTTAAGAAATCAAGATTTTGACCAATTTTGTTAAATAATGACTTTTCCAGACCTGGACCTGTTTTGTCACACTGGTTGCATAAAATAAgctgttttgtaaaaaaaaaaaaagaaaaaaaagaaaagttaattTGACAATGAATAAAAGCTCCACAATCACAACGACTACATTTATAATTGCAGGGTCAGTGGACAGGGAACACCTATAAGAATGTATGTCAAGTGTCCGAGTAGATGTAgataaaacagcagaaatggaaAATATATCTctgatatatctctgccaaaataaaatgatgcaTTGCTATTATAAAGTGCTTTAGGGTTTCTATCTATCTAGAACCTGTTGAGTGTTGCAGTGTAATATTCTTGAACTTAAGAACATAAGAAGTTACCATCGTTTATTCAAAATAATTACCCAGTACTTTGAAATTTTTacctcacacacacttgtgttATACCTCACACCTCGCTCCTGGTCAATACCTAGAACTTCATGGATTGTCAAAGAAAGAATTCGAAAATTTGAACATAAAATTTAGCGGTTATTAGTATTTCACCTTTTCctttaataaaagcatgtactcaAGCTAAACTGACTCGCATTTGTGATCAGCAGGTCAGGACCACCTGAGAGTCGTCTAACCAAGAGCTTAAATGGGTGATCAGAAATCAGAACCTTCTGTGAAATGGCCTTAAAATGGTCCATGCCTTAATTTCAAGATTTGTATTACTAATgagtttttaataaaaatgaaccaTCACTACTTTTTGTTCAAAGTTCTAAAACTTTCTGATGTTCAGATTTGAGTAAACTCGACTCGGTCTAATCAAACGTCTTCCTAACCCAATTTCATTAGTTGTgaatctcagtttggtcaacaatccaGACATTAGTAagagatctgcagctgaaactgattaaatactatgtaagatgtttagtctgtggctcctcccctttAATCTGTTCACTGTTAATTCCCATCCCACCATAGAATAccccctatcacatgacatCCCAGACTGAgaggcttttgacaatggagcGTTGAGGCCTTGCTAGGCTtggaacttatgatctcctctgacttgatgagcagcagttagacggcagggccggtctagagctgtgagaTTACACTACATTAGAACACAGCTCTGAGTAAATATAGCTTAACGTTCTTTCTCtgagtggagcaactgtctaactgtttGCTTGTCAAGGAAACATTTAGACAGGgaatcataagttcaaatcccattaAACACCACACCCTCTATGGTCAGGAGTTAGAGAAGAGCTAGGCCTCCTTTAATGTAGTAGGGGGAATAGACAGTAAACAatttgagggggaggagccacaagTTCAGCTGCAGCTCGTTTACCAGTGTACTGAGGCTCAGCTTACAATGTGTTTTTGAGCAAACTGAGATTTCTGAAGTTGGCTTGACTTTAGCTGGCTTAACTTTGGTTGGCTTGATTTTAGCTGGCTTGACTTTAGCTGGCTTTGAGCTTTAGCTGGCTTGCCTTTAGCTGGCTTGCCTTTAGCTGGCTTTGAGCTTTAGCTGGCTTTGAGCTTTAGCTGGCTTGACTTTAGTTGGCTTGACTTAAGCTGGCTTGACTTAAGCTGGCTTGACTTTAGCTGGCCTGACTTTAGCTGGCCTGACTTTAGCTGGATTGACTTTAGCTGGCTTGACTTTAGCTGGCCTGACTTTAGCTGGATTGACTTTAGCTGGCCTGACTTTAGCTGGCCTGACTTTAGCTGGCCTGACTTAAGCTGGCTTGACTTTAGCTGGCCTGACTTTAGCTGGCCTGACTTTAGCTGGCTTGACTTTAGCTGGCCTGACTTTAGCTGGATTGACTTTAGCTGGCTTGACTTTAGCTGGCTTGACTTTAGTTGGCTTGACTTAAGCTGGCTTGACTTTAGCTGGCTTGACTTTAGCTGGCATGACTTTAGCTGGCCTGACTTTAGCTGGCTTGACTTTAGCTGGCCTGACTTTAGCTGGCTTGACTTTAGCTGGCTTGACTTTAGCTGGCCTGACTTTAGCTGGCCTGACTTTAGCTGGCTTGACTTTAGCTGGCTTGCTTCTGTTTTCCTCTTCAGCAGAAATGTGGTCATGCTTGGAAATAGGAGGAATGTAATTACATGAATTAATTATTGATATTGTTCGGGATTTGACTAGATTAGCGCAATGAAGTGGAAAATAGGCTTTGTCCATTAatcggctgtgtgtgtgcatgctcatgcgtgtgcgtgtgtgtgtgtgtgtttctcaaaGGTATGTTCACAGGTGTTTGTAAAAACATCGACCACTTCCCGGAAGACGCTGACTATGAACAGGATGCAGCGGAATACCTGCTCCGTGAGTGCTGCAACACACACCTCTACATGTAATGCAATACACAGCGGCTAAACGTGGTGGAGGTGTTTTTAACAGCGTTACAACCAACATgtgtacaccccccccccccaaataccACCTCAAAATAAGACTCCCCTTATAAAGATGTATGTATGATTTAATATTTGTGTATTATTGGTTATTAATTAGGTCATAAACACCTCATAAATCATCCAGAATCTGCTGTAGTCCAAAATCATCTGATCTTTTCACtctatttttaatatgtttgtTGGCATCTCAGATGGTCTCAGATGGTCTCTGGACATATTAACACTTataaacatcaagaaggtaaaTGTGAAGGTTAGCAGTATTACGTAGACCATAGAATATGAATGTGGACGCCTCTTGCAGCTTAAGAATTTGGGCAACCTTGGGCAAATTACACACTTTTGGCATTGTGAATAGTAGCCACAGCCTCTGGAGCTAATCAAGCCTAAAACAACAAGTTTCAGCAACGTTTGGAGGAattgcatttcatgaaaagaacaccttgccaactgtgaagccaATCAGTGACACTGGCAGTACTGCACAGCTGGAGGGAAGCGTGGATTCCACAGAATACCAGCAGAATTTAGCAGTGACTTTCTTGcacccaccccctccccccctcaaacctgcagctccaagtcttctcctcacagctgaaactgagaccTGGGCCAGTGTTAAGCTGAGCTACCAACGCTGTAGACTCTCAGAGACTTGGATTCTGATGCTGCCGTGGATTTGGGTCGGTCAGGCCTCTTCCTATATCAGATCAGTTTCCTCCAGTTTCTAATGGTCTTTGGATGCTGTGGGAAAGTGTCCTCACCACGCTCTGGCTTTATCTGTAATTTCTAGATCTGTAAGATCTACAGGGTTAAGAGTTAGATGACCCATAATAAGCCCTGACCGTTCACTGCTTGCCTTTGTACCTTGAGTGTCAATAAAAGCCGTGAAAACTGGGGGTGTCCTAAAACTTTTGGCCGGGAGTGTGTATATGCTAAAGCAATGCACAATGAGCTGTCAAGAGTAAAGTGGATGTGCATCATATAGTTATTAACAAGTATCTGCAGAGGCTGACAGGCAGGACACTAACTGATGGAGAAGACACAGCAAGATCAGCAAGATCTGGGGTTTCACAGTCAGGAGGACCGGAGGAGCAGTGGGGCCCACAACAGCCGATCACTGTTAGGCTTCTATTTTAATAACTGTGTCATAACTGAGCGCTAATGATTGTTTTTGGAGTTGCTAGCCATCATCATACAGCGCTGTTTCTTTAATACAGGGGCAGTCCGTGCCTCCAGCCTTTTCCCCATCATGAGCGTGGGGCTGCTGTTCAttggcggtgtgtgtgtggctgccaGCGAGTTCTACAAGAGCCGGCACAACGTCATCCTGAGCGCAGGGATTTTTTTCGTCTCGGCTGGTAGGTTTTTTAAACAGACGCACAACACATGCTCATCTTGTTGGTCAGGGGTTTCGGTCATGGCCATGGCCACTGGACGTGAGGTCTAATCATCTAATCATCAGATGCATGATCGGGTATCAGGTCTGGCTTTATAGCGTATGACCATATCTGGAGCTTCTCCAGTAGgcctgtgtgagagtgtatggGCTGGGAATGGAAGGTCTTAGGTCCACCAGGATGGTGGTCATAAACCTCATGACTCGCGTCTAGTGCATAGTAGTGCTCTATGGAAATCAGGAAATAGCGGGTTTCCAATAAAACGTCATTTACAGTGCCAATGAAATACACCACCCTACTGATGCCACACAGTGGGCTTACATCAGATCTGGACCCTGTAAAATATTGAGAAAAGTTTACCTTGTCTGGATAGAAGATTTCCGTAGTTCAACAGGGGACAGGGACTGTCAGGGACCCGGGACGGAAAGGGACGGAAAGCTGTGAAATAAAGACCAGAGATTGTTCTGAACATCCACAAAAAATAAGATCCAAGACCCCTGACCACTTCATGTGACCAGGATCTGGGTTTTAGCCACATGCTTTTACACTCAGTAGGAGTTTCTAATGTGATGAGGTGACAGCAACTACAGGAGGTCTGTACTAGCCAGCAGGGGGCGCCTCTACACTACTGCTTGTACTGGGGCGCACGCAGAATTTAGGGTACAGGGGTacagtcataataataataataataataataataataataataatgtgttatTAATGCGGCTTGTACATGCTATTACAAAAGAGAATAAAATAAACTCGTTATCTGCTCACGCTTTTGGAAAGGCGCTGGGGCatcatgggaaatgtagtaCCTTTTGCACCAAATTTGCGTGGCGTGTCCTGTagttttaaaaactaaaaaaaaaaacttctttttACTGCTGGGATTTTAGTGAGTTACGTGGttgtagttttattattatattatagtatattaaTATGATGTCTTTTCAATGCCCCTTTTACTATGAAGCCCATGCTAGCGTGACCGATGGCTTTGCTCCATTGGTCTAATCTGTATGTTTGGTGGATTAGGCGGTTATTAGTGGCTTTAACCAACACATACAGCCATGAGCTATCATTACCTTGTCTTTTGGGgggctgactttctttcagaTATGTACGAAAGTCCATTACTCCTCTCAAAAACCCGAAACACACTCTGACTGGaagcgttagctagctagctgctcaCGCTTTTGGCAAGACGCTGGAGCatcatgggaaatgtagtaCTTGTTGCATGTTTGCGTGGcgtgtcctgtagttctgctcagcaatccAGGATAAAAGGGTGTTTTTGCTGCTGAGACTTTAGTGGAAGACATGACAAAGCTTTTTCCACTTCCAGAATTGCCTAATAATATTAaaagtgaataataataataataataataataataattattattattattattattattattatatgattatatgttGTTAATAATAGCGttagatattaatattgcttattgtttattattattattattattattattattagctagcataaataaagcataCCACGAAGCAAAGGCAACTGATGGACATGAACTACGTCCGTTAGTCCGGTAGCTGCTCAAAATCGCTGGGGCatcatgggaaatgtagtaCCTGTTGCAAATGTGCGTGGCTGGTCCTCCAGCTTTTTTCACTTCCAGAATTGCCCAATAGTAttactacaaataataataataataataataataataatgttagtgattaatattacttattattattattgttgttattactattattcctagttagcataaataaagcctatgctAACGTAACTGATGCCTTTGCTAGTTTAATGAATGCCTTTGCTTCTTGGACATGTCTATGACTATGTCCCTTAAGTTGCTCAACTTTTGGGAAGACGCTAGTGCatcatgggaaatgtagtacctgttgcaaatgaatataatatgctaatgtgctaatatgctaatatgttgttattagtaatattacttAAAATAAATGGGGGCTGGGGCatcatgggaaatgtagtaCCTGTTGCAATTCTGCACGTGCCCCAGAAACTTGGGTCTAATGACACCCCAGGATACCCGTATGTTTGTGTTTCAGGCCTCAGCAACATCATCGGCATCATAGTGTACATCTCATCCAACGCGGGCGACCCGAACCAGAGCGAGTCCAAGCGGAGCCACTGGTACGGCTGGAGCTTCTACTGCGGCGCCCTGTCCTTCATCATCGCCGAGACGGTGGGCGTGCTCACCGTGCACCTCTTCATCGACACGCACCGCGCCCTGCGTGCTCGCTCCCGCCGCACAGTCCGCCCTCGCTCGCGCCAGTCCTCACTGCAGCGCCGCCTTTCCTCGGGCTCCTTTCGCTCACGCTCACGAGACCTTGCGCTCTACCCGCTTGCGGCCACGCCCCCTGCACTGGCGCGCAACTCCCTGGTCTATGGTCGTGGTAGCTTTGCACGCTTTCACCACGCAGCCATCACCGACGAGGGCTTGGCCTTGGTCGGCGCGGGCGTAGGCGTGGGTGTGGGCATGGGTGCGCGAGCACTCCTACCCCAAAGTGCTGTCGCCCCACTGGATAACGGGCTGCCTCAAGCCCTGCTCGTGGCTGCCACGCATGTGCGGAGCGCCGTGGAGGTAGACGCCGGTCAGGAGCATTGCAAGCAGAACTCAGGCCGTCCACTCGGTCGAAGTCTGCAGCACGGGTCAGAGCCACCGAAGGGGGGCACGCTTTCGCCGCCGGGCAGTGCGGCCACGAGGAGAACCACGCCAGTGTGACAAGACTTGCAATACTGTGAAAGACCTAACGGGCCTAACGGGCAACCGTGCTATTAGCACGATTAGCAGTCGAGAACATTTCCATTTGCCCAGTTCGCTTTACGGAATTAGAGGGTTCCTCCGAGGTTTTCACCGAACTTTGAAacactgatgcagcatcgctaggtaggCTAGGTAGCACCGGTGTCGTGAcgcatcctatccccccggacaaATCCTATCCCCTCGACTGTTCCACTGGTTAAAATCTCGCACGAGATTAATTGACCATCTTCACATGGCTGTCGTAAATTCATCGAAAGACACCAACAGGTGAAGCTAGCtatcgtgcacttgctatccACCATTGCGCTAACCTTcagcaagatcagcagataactgagatcataataataaagcaataaaataaacactaaaggGGGGGATGGGCAACTCGTCTGGCTAACCTGTAGCATACTAGCTAATACGATCGAAgcgggatcagctcgactggctaactactagcatgatagctaatacagttgaagggggatcagctcgactggctaactactagcatgatagctaatacagtcgaagggggatcagctcgactggctaactagcagcatgatagctaatacaatcgaagcgggatcagctcgactggctaactagcagcatgctagctaatacagtcgaagggggatcagctcgactggctaactagcagcatgatagctaatacagtcgaagggggatcagctcgactggctaactagcagcatgatagctaatacagtcgaagggggatcggctcgactggctaactactagcatgctagctaatacagtcgaagggggatcagctcgactggctaactagcagcatgatagctaatacaatcgaagcgggatcagctcgactggctaactactagcatgatagctaatacagtcgaagggggatcagctcgactggctaactagcagcatgatagctaatacagtcgaagggggatcagctcgactggctaactagcagcatgatagctaatacagtcgaagggggatcagctcgactggctaactactAGCATggtagctaatacagtcgagggggtggaccagctctgCTGACTAAtaagtagcatgctagctacatccgctggctaacgagtagcatgccAGCTACCTCGGCTGCCTAACGTATTGGGCCCTAAATGGTCCCAAATGTAAgatggggggataggatgtgtcacgacaccggctccccagctccgatacacaCTAGAGGTGATGTGGTCAGGAAGTGCCGTCAGCCCACCCCTTGAGAGCGcagggccagttgtgctctctctgactccggctgctgatggcaactTGGCAGCTTGATCGGGATTTGAACCCCAGGGGCAGCGCCTTTGTCCACGGTGCTCCACCTCATTGACTCTCCTAACctttcatgcaggttcttggcagcaTATGAGCAGCTCTCTTTGAGCTTAGCACATAGCATATAC encodes:
- the cacng3a gene encoding voltage-dependent calcium channel gamma-3 subunit, yielding MRVCNRGAQMLVTTAGAFAAFSLMTIAVGTDYWLYSPGVCRTKGASDNDTSRKNEEVLTHSGLWRQCCMEGMFTGVCKNIDHFPEDADYEQDAAEYLLRAVRASSLFPIMSVGLLFIGGVCVAASEFYKSRHNVILSAGIFFVSAGLSNIIGIIVYISSNAGDPNQSESKRSHWYGWSFYCGALSFIIAETVGVLTVHLFIDTHRALRARSRRTVRPRSRQSSLQRRLSSGSFRSRSRDLALYPLAATPPALARNSLVYGRGSFARFHHAAITDEGLALVGAGVGVGVGMGARALLPQSAVAPLDNGLPQALLVAATHVRSAVEVDAGQEHCKQNSGRPLGRSLQHGSEPPKGGTLSPPGSAATRRTTPV